The following nucleotide sequence is from Citrus sinensis cultivar Valencia sweet orange chromosome 6, DVS_A1.0, whole genome shotgun sequence.
TGGTTACACCATTGAAGTTGAGATCCATGATGGACCGTACAATGTGATCAAGAACTGGAACTACACCGGGTTGGTTGATGCAATCCACAATGGCGAAGGCAAGTGCTGGACAACCAAGGTCAGTTTTGCttatttatctcatttttctttaacccATCCTTTCTAGCATTGAGAAGTGCTCACCCTGAAGTTGTCCTTCGTATCTGTTGTTGCAGGTCTTCTGCGAGGAGGAGCTCATCGAAGCCATTGAGAACGCTACTGGACCCAAGAAGGATTGCTTGTGCTTCATTGAAGTACTTGTTCACAAGGATGATACAAGCAAAGAGCTTTTGGAATGGGGCTCCAGGGTCTCCGCTGCCAATAGCCGCCCACCAAATCCTCAGTAGATATGAGGCGGCTCATATTGCAAATTGCACTCTACTACCATTTATAGCCAAATTAAATGCGCGCATGTCTTTTCTGTGGTTACTTTACTAAGTTTTGGGTATTTTGAACTATTTGCTGGTTTCTAatgtaaattcattttaaaatttaatatctacTAAATCCTCTCCATTGCTTCAATTTCACTAGTCATATTGATACATATAGATGCAATAATTGACACGTACGATAAGTACGGGAGCCACGACAGTGACATATTGAAATTTCCAAATGTTATAACTTTCATATTAgttacatgaaaaaaaaaaatgatgttttaaGCCGAAGGGGTGGTaaggttataaaattatatattttgagcctccgaataaaaaattaagggcATTTGATTCGAGAGACATGCTTTGAGCTTTGTCATCCATCCTCCTCCAAGAATATGACACCTGTTGCTCAATCTCAAAGTGTGGAGCAAGctcttcttcaattttattgtgtggagtttgaatttcaaaatttttgcacaattttttttatatttttactagtCCAACCAATATTTACTTTAGAGCTTGTTTTGAAAGAGTAGAACACGGTATTCTTCTTCCAGACGCGAAAAGCACAACACAAGTTGGATTATGCACGGTTCGTTGACTCAGGAGCTAGCTCAGGTCGTTGGTTCAAAGTTACGACATGTCGTccaacaaaatacaaattgaaACTACAAGTCGGTCGGCTGTACCAGACAACATGTCATGGACTTAAAAGCGATCCACTCACATTATCATCCATACAGCTTTGCTAGGATTCTAGTAATATTAGCAAGCATCTTAATCATCCGTAGACCAAGACCAAGAGACAAGTTACATCATTTATGAAGGAAGATGTGACCTGCATTTTAACAGTCATCTTTGGAGGCTTGGAAATCTATGGTTTATTTCTAAAGTTCAAAAGATTGGAATATCATGTTTCATGACATCTTGGATTGTGTCCATCcaaattttgtttgctttcaCCTGCTGTGCCCACACAATTCACCTCACGATAAATTTGCTACGCATAAACTATATCCATGAAGGGGCAAAATCCGAAAGTAATTTCTGAAGATTATACACAGATATCATTTAGTGCCCGAGTGCCTGGGGCAAGCAAAAATCTGCATCAACGGAGAACTATGTACAATAGATGTTTGACAAAACAGATCTACGGTTTGGCACTGTTTCTTGGAGCAAGCACGAGACGACCATTTTCAAGTAGGCTGCTAGGAAAGGGAGCTCGACAGCTGCTAATATGTGATTTCAACCTGGGTATGCTAGGATGTGCACTTCTACACCGGTGGCATCGCAACTCCATCGATAACAAACTATCATCATCTTTTAATGTTGCTTTGCCGTGattaatgatttcttcaagTACATCAACCGAATTGCAAAAAAATGCAGTATTGAAAGAGTTCCAGTGCTTCTTATTCTTAAGATGCTTGGAGTTAAAATCTTGGCTAATAACATGTAGGTGTAGTTGGCGCATAGATGGAGCCTGCAAGAAAAGAGTCCCAAATGATTTGCGGAAACCgacatttttcaaatttcaccAAATCTGTCTATAGTGATCACTAAGCAGTTTTGCAGTAGTCCAGGTCATAATATAAAcctaaacaaaaacaaagaaaaacagaaaagaaaaagaaaataaaaaaaaggctgCAGCAATGGAAAGGTACAACTAAACAGTACACAGAATTTCAGATCATCCAATACACTCATTATACCACACTTTTTCCTTAAAATCATTATTCTTACTTAAATACTGCAACCTATGGTATTCTGAGTGTTTAAACATATCACATCTCAAGTTCTGTTGGCAGCATCTAGTCTCTGATTTTTGGATTCTTCCAATTCTAAATGCATTTTACTCTAGTTTGGCCCCAGACCATGTAAAAGGCCTTATGGTATGAGATTCCTCAACTGatagaaaaaggaaaacaaaaaataaaaataaaaatgagtagTATTCTATACCGAATGATATCCAAGACGGAAGGCCAATGATGCATCTTCATGCAAGAACTTCTCAGCCCACTTCATACCCACAGTATGCATCGTTTGTAAAATTTGCAGATGTTCATTTCGTACATCTGCCAAGCGATCAAGACCATCGAATCGTGACAGCACCAAAATGTGTTTCTGAGCCTATAATAAGGAATGAAAACTCCACACACTTATTAATTGAGCTCAAGTAAATGCAAAGTAGGGTTCCTGGGGGAAGGTTGTCTGATGGATGTACCTTTGGATAAAGATCATTTAGTACAACAACATCATCTGATATCTCAAGCAGATCATCTTTATGCCTTTCAGGATGCATGGCCGTGCGATAAAGAACTTGAGCCCAAGAGCCCCAGGCCTTAGAAGTGCTTACACCAATCTTCTCATTGTCTGCATTTAAGTTTGCAGCCCTAGAAAGATTAATATCAGTTCCAACTTCATTTTGAGCTCCCTTACATTTCTTACTTCGTTCATATTCATGGCCACcatctcttttaattttatcaccaGTCGAAATATAATTTCCATGGACATCCTCAGAGTGATCTTGTGAAACTGAAGGCTCTAACCGAATGTCTTCATTGCATCCCTTGGATAACTTCTCTTGGGACCTCACTATGGATAAAAAACCTTCAAAAAGTGAGGTGTAAGCCTTACGAAGAATTTCACAGCCTTTAACATAGTCACCATGAAGACAATTTGGTCTACGTGGGTTCATATTAGGTCCAAGAACATGTATAACATGGGTCACACCTTCCCTATCACACAAGGGAGAAGTTGAAGGGAGAGGAACAATAACAGAATTCCCAGGGTAAAGAGATTTAGCCCGTTCTGCAGTTGCAACCTCTAGAGCAGGCCCTGCAGCACTGAAAATTGCAGCATTCACACCTCCACCTCCAGGTTTTAGTCGCCTGCATAGGTGATTTGTCAGTTAATCTTCTTAATAAGAGAATAAAATTGCAATGACAGGTTTAAaccattatcattattttcccAGATATAATGATGGTTCAACAGAGCAGAGTCAACATGTTGTCTCAATATCTAAAGAAATGAAGCAACCAGCTGATCTCTGATTGTTTCAAGACCACCAACAAATATCTGCCATTCCAGAGGCTAAACGGTGCAAGTAAAAGGAGGTCCCATGCATGGTTTCAATGGCAGGAGTTCCTCAAGAATTTccctaataaaatatttccagTGACACATTTAACACCTAACAGAACTCTCTgcatattataaaatcatacaAGCTTACCAGTTGGCAGCATTAGCTATTACATTGCAGCATAAACCTCCTCCTGTATAAAGTCGAGTAATATCTCCAACAAACGTGAAGAACTTTTTAGGGTTGATGTGTTTTTGTGCAGCTTTGGCCCTAACCAAAGACAAAATCTTTGATCCATGAGTCAAATCCACTAATACTAGCCTGGCATTTCCAAGCTTGTTTACGTATTCCTCAACTTTTTCAATGATTACATCAGAGGCCTTGTCattattgaattgaaaatcTGATGTTGAAAGAGACGGAAATGCCAGAGTTGGAACATCACTTGAAGAACCATTCTGGTTGACAGAGGCCACCTCTGGGTTTTCAATTCGCTTTACCTCTTCCCCCGCAGCATCTGATAACAAAGAAGTAATTTCTTGTCCTTCAAGGCAGCTATTCTTTTCTTCAGTAATTTGAGGAGGCACAGGATCCTGAGTGCTGCTTGCATTAGACCCTGTATTAGAAGGAGCATCTACTTTCTTCAAGAATTTCATTATACCAAGTTGAATTTTGGCATCTGGATTCTTCTGGCCAAAAGAACCATGTGGGAGGGTATCTAATGGACCAAGTCCACTGTACGTATCAAGTGCAGCTTGAACATCATTCTCATTCTGGCATAACGTAATTCGAGAGAACCCTTCACTCAGCTTAGgcaattctttcttttgaagCATTCTGTTCACCACTGCTGCAGCTTTTCCACCTTGCAATTTCCCTTCATGCTCAATACGTTTAACAGATCGAGATATACAAAGCTTGGCTGGAAGATCAAGCACCACAGCATGCACATCTACTTCTGGGCCTCCAAGCTTAACAAAATCTGTGCGCTGTTCTCTCTCTAGGTTGCACCTGTCTATAAATACACTTTTTCCCTCCTTCAATGCACTTGATGCACTCGTCAGGCACTGAACCTTTGTTCCAGATTTTCCTTTATTAATAGTGTCCTACAGTAACAAATGAAATAGAATATGCCAAACCActgagaaatttttttgatacTCAAAGGCTTACTGTTTATGCAGTAAACTTAGCAAGTTTAGCATGAGTTTACGCCATTTCTTTCCGAAAGCtaaatcattaaatgaaaCGAAAGAAATTCTATTATTAATACAACCACTTCCATAGGAATACATTCGGAATTGAGGTGTTGCGTCTTTAACCAACAGTAGctataaaatgaaatacaagCTATCATATATAAGCTGGTgggtaattaataaatgtaagcTACTATCATATATAAGCCGGTgggtaattaataaatgtaagcTACCAAGTGAGAGTGTAAGCATAAGTACAAGTACTATAGCTACAAATACACCTAAAACAATGTGACTTTCGAAAATGCAATGAAGAAAACAACGTCCAACTCccattattttgtaataaaataacacTCACAACACAAATTTCACCAGTTTCTGAGATGAAATTCAGTAAagcatttcatcaaacatgAGCGACGGAGATCatttaagtgaaaaaaaaaaaacgacggggaaaaagaacaagaaaccTGGCAAATACGTGCCCAGGGTCGGGCAGAAGAACGCATGACGTGCTCACAGAACGTTGACTTGCCGCTGCCGGGCGCACCCACCATTATCACCAGGATTTGCTTCCACTTCTTTTCTTCGTCTTTAAAATCAAGCAAACAGCGTAGACATTTGAAACGTTATTAAAGAgcaattatcaaattaattagacTCGATAATCATCAGATaggtctatatatatatatagatgcaCACACACCTTTGGCTTTGCAAGTATCGTCAATTTCCATATCCATTTTTTGTCTGAGATTCGGAGCTCTTACAAGGCTCTATGACTCGGGAAATATGCCggagggtttttttttttttttctgcaaGCCGGTGCTTGGGTgtgtatataaataaatggacTTCGGCCCAAAGATTTTAATTGAGTGCTTGTCTGTCTTGGGGAACATTAATAGTAAACTAAAACTCTCCCTTCTATGGGAAGATACTAATAACAATGTCCTTGACATTTGTACTATTAGCGAATGCTAGCTCTATTCTGTCCCCAAAATTCAAGGTAACAAGGTGCTGAacctttttccttctttttattCTGTGGAAACACTCGGCTAGAGCCGCTGCCCTTACAAAACATGGTGAGgaattaattcttttcttaattatataaattaattaagtaaaataaatcttttctcttttgaaatatgaatagagtaaatatataaaagatttAAAGTAAAACTAATCCAAATAATTGGTCAGCTTGTAAATGTATCACTGTCAGTCTCATGTAATaatttgaacaatttttttatgtaattcaaaaaaaaaattcattgcagtgccaattcaaattttattgcaactcTTCATCAATTCACTGATGCAATTGACATGATTTAACAATCTGCTAGAAATCCGTTAATAATCTTCAGAGAGTAGTGGCAACAATGAAAGTAATAACGAAAAACGTCAAGATTGTTGATCACCCCTGCCGCAGTTTGCAATACCCCCCTATTTCAGGTAGAAATTTGTCTGTTACAGTAATTTTTCTCCTGAAATGATTTCCTTTGATTCTTAAAAGACAGATTCAGGTTGAGTATACCAATGAAATTGAGCCCCTTCATTGCAGACCTTTGCAGATTTGCAGCATCATCACCGACTCCCAACTTGCACCATTGAATGCTTATCTACTGATACAGGAGCTCATTCAGTACTGAATGAATGTCGGAACATACAAATTCCAGAGCACAAAAACAAAGTTCAAAGCAAGAAATCACCCCAAAGGATTTCTTCACGGGGAGAAATGCCTGAACTTTCATTATGATACAACTGCCTGGTTTACTTCATGTTTAAACAAATATCATAATCAATCATTTCAACAGTGCAATTTTTATAAGGGCACCCACAACTCAACACCAATCGATGGACTAAAATGACAGGGAAACCTACCAAACACTGTTTCTCATCTTCCGGTCCAGAGTTGGACCTTGGCATTTCATTTGAGTGGACAACAAATCTGATTTGTCCAGAGGCTCACTCATTATTCCAGCCAAATGCAGTAAGCATGGCCGCACAAAGGAAGTTCACCCATCATCTTGTGGGGTTGAATGAATTTTCTCACAGCAAAACATATGATATAGATCCAACACTAAACTTGCTGGAAATAGCTTTGGCTCTATCAACACATTCAAAAATAAGGTCTACAAGGGGACTAGGATATGGAAACTCAAGCAGAATAGCTTTCAACAGGGCAATTGTAGAACCATCATTCCACAAAATTAGGCTAAAGACTGATGACCTGCAAGGTAATATAACAACTCCTGATCCATTggttaacaaaacaaaaccttgaAATCTAGCGATGCAACAAAGTAGTTGCACAATCAAACCAAGTACCAAGGTCCCTCATCCCTACAAGAAATTTGCAACATTCAATGAAACCAAATTTATTCACATTTGGTTGCATGATACTTTATCAAGAAGATTTGGGAGTTCATATATATCTatcctttaagttttaaggCTATTGAGAACTAACTATTTGGTCAATTTCCCAATTcacttcaaattcaaagacaaataacattaaaagtaACTGTAATCCAACATAGGAATCATATCTCACATAAAAGTAAAACCAGATGATTCCAAAAACAAGCAAATGGAGGGAAGTATCTAGAAAGTAGAAACTAACCGGACCATCTGAGCACTTTGGATTTTTTAATAGCTCCCGAAATACATAAAAGATGGATAAATCAACATATTCAGCTTCCAttagaagtaaataaaagaCAGTAATAGCCACAGTAAATCATAAGGAGTTGCgcagtataaaaaaataatcacagTCAAACGAAAAATAGATCCAAAACTAATAATATCCATTAGATTAAAATCTATGAAAGTCATCAAAACATTTCAGAATACACTGTCTGATTCAACTgactcaaaaacaaaaaaacgcACGACATTAGACTTCAACAAGATCGACAAAATGTGAAAACCtctgaagagagagaaagaggaaGGGAGGtgtcttattcttcttctactTAGATCTCTGTCTCATCTTTCGGCGCTTTCTCTTCAATCTCCTCATGCGCTTCTTCTTCcactgaaataataattattcatcaagataattaaattaaaaaagaaattgaaactaacggagaaactaaaatgaatggcTTCGTTAagataacaataatttaagaGGTTACCTTGGCTCTCATGGTGACTGGCTTGCAAAGACTAACAGATTCTCTCTCGGTGGCCTTCGAAAGCCTAGGTAAAACGGAAGAAAATGTGTTGGgtttgcatttatttatacttaaacCCTAGCAAGAAAGGGGAATGAACCGGGCCGATATGCTTTCCTTTCAGGCCGGAAGCTCCGGTTCATCATTTTTTCCCCTCAGTTTTCGTTAGTTTTTATGGACGACTTGTCTTCTAAATAGAAAACACCAATGACAAGTCACTCTTTAATTCTAGTTATAAACGACACAgtgatttatgaattttcttttatttatttatttttccacttTTCAACATCAATCCTTTGAATATCACCCATAATTTTCCATGtgacatttgtttttttattttaaatatgaatagaACTAAAAATC
It contains:
- the LOC102619121 gene encoding transcription factor bHLH140 isoform X2; this encodes MDMEIDDTCKAKDEEKKWKQILVIMVGAPGSGKSTFCEHVMRSSARPWARICQDTINKGKSGTKVQCLTSASSALKEGKSVFIDRCNLEREQRTDFVKLGGPEVDVHAVVLDLPAKLCISRSVKRIEHEGKLQGGKAAAVVNRMLQKKELPKLSEGFSRITLCQNENDVQAALDTYSGLGPLDTLPHGSFGQKNPDAKIQLGIMKFLKKVDAPSNTGSNASSTQDPVPPQITEEKNSCLEGQEITSLLSDAAGEEVKRIENPEVASVNQNGSSSDVPTLAFPSLSTSDFQFNNDKASDVIIEKVEEYVNKLGNARLVLVDLTHGSKILSLVRAKAAQKHINPKKFFTFVGDITRLYTGGGLCCNVIANAANWRLKPGGGGVNAAIFSAAGPALEVATAERAKSLYPGNSVIVPLPSTSPLCDREGVTHVIHVLGPNMNPRRPNCLHGDYVKGCEILRKAYTSLFEGFLSIVRSQEKLSKGCNEDIRLEPSVSQDHSEDVHGNYISTGDKIKRDGGHEYERSKKCKGAQNEVGTDINLSRAANLNADNEKIGVSTSKAWGSWAQVLYRTAMHPERHKDDLLEISDDVVVLNDLYPKAQKHILVLSRFDGLDRLADVRNEHLQILQTMHTVGMKWAEKFLHEDASLAFRLGYHSVYIMTWTTAKLLSDHYRQIW
- the LOC102619121 gene encoding transcription factor bHLH140 isoform X1, which translates into the protein MDMEIDDTCKAKDEEKKWKQILVIMVGAPGSGKSTFCEHVMRSSARPWARICQDTINKGKSGTKVQCLTSASSALKEGKSVFIDRCNLEREQRTDFVKLGGPEVDVHAVVLDLPAKLCISRSVKRIEHEGKLQGGKAAAVVNRMLQKKELPKLSEGFSRITLCQNENDVQAALDTYSGLGPLDTLPHGSFGQKNPDAKIQLGIMKFLKKVDAPSNTGSNASSTQDPVPPQITEEKNSCLEGQEITSLLSDAAGEEVKRIENPEVASVNQNGSSSDVPTLAFPSLSTSDFQFNNDKASDVIIEKVEEYVNKLGNARLVLVDLTHGSKILSLVRAKAAQKHINPKKFFTFVGDITRLYTGGGLCCNVIANAANWRLKPGGGGVNAAIFSAAGPALEVATAERAKSLYPGNSVIVPLPSTSPLCDREGVTHVIHVLGPNMNPRRPNCLHGDYVKGCEILRKAYTSLFEGFLSIVRSQEKLSKGCNEDIRLEPSVSQDHSEDVHGNYISTGDKIKRDGGHEYERSKKCKGAQNEVGTDINLSRAANLNADNEKIGVSTSKAWGSWAQVLYRTAMHPERHKDDLLEISDDVVVLNDLYPKAQKHILVLSRFDGLDRLADVRNEHLQILQTMHTVGMKWAEKFLHEDASLAFRLGYHSAPSMRQLHLHVISQDFNSKHLKNKKHWNSFNTAFFCNSVDVLEEIINHGKATLKDDDSLLSMELRCHRCRSAHPSIPRLKSHISSCRAPFPSSLLENGRLVLAPRNSAKP